Genomic window (Pseudomonadota bacterium):
CCCCTTGAGGGGGGAGGGAAAAGGGTGGGGGTGAAAGAATCAAGGGGCATAGCAAGAGCATTAAGAAAGCGCTCCACGGATACAGAGAGTTATCTATGGAGATATTTGAAGAATAGACAGATGGAGGGCTTTAAATTTCGCC
Coding sequences:
- a CDS encoding DUF559 domain-containing protein, with the protein product MKKHSEKEGNTNKALTLEGEGNTNKALPLEGGGKRVGVKESRGIARALRKRSTDTESYLWRYLKNRQMEGFKFR